A part of Setaria viridis chromosome 8, Setaria_viridis_v4.0, whole genome shotgun sequence genomic DNA contains:
- the LOC117866826 gene encoding anthocyanidin-3-O-glucoside rhamnosyltransferase encodes MPGGGRKDAATGEAIHVVMLPWLAFGHISPFAQLARKLFSVEGGHIRVTFLTADGNLPRVQAMLAPAAGAATVVPLHLPHVPGLPEGAASTAELTADGAELLKVAFDGTRDQVSALLSELRPDAALIDFATPWVTDIAAPLGIKVLHFNVFSAVASAYTVVPARRLHGAVPSAGDLTAAPSGFPKGSTLATVPPYQAAGFTYLFTSFYGQPCVYDRVIACIKACDAIVIKTCVEMEGPYISYLSAQFGRPVLLAGPVVPEPPQGHLDERWASWLSSFPENSVVFASFGSETFLPAAAATELLLGLEATNRPFLAVLNFPKGADTEAELRARIPPGFEERVKGRGVVHTGWVQQQHILQHQSVGCYVNHAGFSSAVEGLVAGCRLVLLPMKVDQYLNAALLVRELRVGVEVARRDEDGWFGRQDVSDAVALAMAEGGDGDGRKWREFLTDDAVQKRFARDFVRQLKELVRAA; translated from the coding sequence ATGCCGGGTGGAGGAAGAAAAGATGCCGCCACCGGCGAAGCTATTCACGTCGTGATGCTCCCCTGGCTCGCCTTCGGCCATATCAGCCCGTTCGCGCAGCTGGCGCGGAAGCTGTTCTCCGTCGAGGGCGGGCACATCCGCGTGACGTTCCTGACGGCCGACGGGAACCTGCCGCGCGTGCAGGCCATgctggcgccggccgccggcgcggcgaccgTCGTGCCGCTACACCTGCCCCACGTGCCGGGGCTACCCGAGGGAGCCGCCAGCACGGCCGAGCTCACGGCCGACGGCGCCGAGCTCCTCAAGGTCGCCTTCGACGGCACTCGGGACCAGGTGTCGGCGCTGTTGTCCGAGCTCCGCCCGGACGCcgcgctgatcgacttcgccaCCCCGTGGGTCACCGACATCGCCGCGCCTCTTGGCATCAAGGTGCTCCACTTCAACGTGTTCTCAGCCGTCGCCTCTGCCTACACCGTCGtcccggcgcgccgcctccatggGGCGGTCCCGTCGGCCGGTGACCTCACGGCCGCCCCTTCCGGTTTTCCCAAGGGCTCCACGCTAGCCACCGTTCCGCCCTACCAGGCCGCCGGCTTCACCTACCTGTTCACCAGCTTCTACGGCCAGCCCTGCGTCTACGACCGTGTGATCGCCTGCATCAAGGCCTGCGATGCCATCGTGATAAAGACCTGCGTGGAGATGGAGGGCCCCTACATAAGTTACCTCTCCGCCCAGTTCGGCAGGCCAGTGCTTCTCGCCGGACCCGTCGTGCCGGAGCCGCCGCAGGGCCATCTCGATGAGCGGTGGGCCAGCTGGCTCTCCTCGTTCCCGGAGAACtccgtcgtcttcgcctcgttCGGCAGCGAGACGTTCCtaccggcagcggcggcgacagagcttCTCCTCGGCCTCGAGGCCACCAACCGGCCGTTCCTCGCCGTGCTCAACTTCCCCAAGGGAGCCGACacggaggcggagctccgggcaCGGATCCCGCCGGGGTTCGAGGAGAGGGTGAAGGGGAGAGGCGTGGTGCACACGGGGtgggtgcagcagcagcacatccTGCAGCACCAGAGCGTCGGGTGCTACGTGAACCACGCCGGGTTCAGCTCCGCCGTGGAGGGCCTCGTAGCCGGTTGCCGGCTGGTGCTGCTGCCGATGAAGGTCGACCAGTACCTCAACGCGGCGCTGCTCGTGCGAGAGTTGCGGGTTGGGGTGGAGGTGGCGCGCCGCGACGAGGACGGCTGGTTCGGACGCCAGGACGTGAGCGATGCGGTTGCCTTGGCGATGGCGGAGGGAGGGGATGGGGACGGGAGGAAGTGGAGGGAGTTCTTGACGGATGACGCCGTTCAGAAGAGGTTCGCCAGGGACTTCGTCCGGCAGCTCAAGGAGCTCGTCAGGGCAGCCTGA
- the LOC117833610 gene encoding patatin-like protein 2 has translation MDSNGGTATAADKTVPQPPPSTGKLITVLSIDGGGIRGLIPATIIAFLEAKLQELDGPDARIADYFDVIAGTSTGALLTSMLAAPDKNNRPLFTAKDLNTFYLENGPNIFPEKKAGFLTPAAKLLGAVRGPKYDGVFLHDKIKSLTHDVRVADTVTNVIVPAFDVKYLQPVIFSTYEAKHDPLKNAHLADICISTSAAPTYFPAHFFTTSDGKGGSREYHLVDGGVAANNPTMAAMSMLTKEVLRHNPDFNPGKPSDYRHYLIISIGTGSAKQAEKYTAPQCAKWGLLQWLYNGGFTPIIDIFSHASSDMVDIHAAVLFEALHCEKNYLRIQDDSLTGDTSSVDITTKENMEALIRIGHELLKKPVSRVNIDTGMYEPVNGEGTNEEALARFAKILSDERRLRQSKLSSN, from the exons ATGGACAGCAACGGCGGCACGGCCACCGCTGCCGACAAGACGGTgccacagccgccgccgtcgacggggAAACTCATCACCGTTCTGAGCATCGACGGCGGCGGGATCCGCGGCCTCATCCCGGCGACCATCATCGCCTTCCTTGAGGCCAAGCTGCAG GAGCTGGACGGCCCGGACGCTCGGATCGCGGACTACTTCGACGTGATCGCCGGGACGAGCACCGGCGCCCTGCTCACGTCGATGCTGGCGGCGCCGGACAAGAACAACCGGCCACTCTTCACCGCCAAGGATCTCAACACCTTCTACCTCGAGAACGGCCCCAACATCTTCCCGGAGAAGAA GGCCGGGTTCCtgacgccggcggcgaagctCCTTGGCGCGGTGAGGGGCCCCAAGTACGACGGCGTGTTCCTGCACGACAAGATCAAGAGCCTCACCCACGACGTGAGGGTCGCGGACACGGTCACCAACGTCATCGTGCCGGCGTTCGACGTCAAGTACCTGCAGCCGGTCATCTTCAGCACCTACGAGGCCAAGCACGACCCCCTCAAGAACGCTCACCTCGCCGACATCTGCATCAGCACGTCAGCGGCGCCGACCTACTTCCCGGCGCACTTCTTCACCACCAGCGACGGCAAAGGTGGCTCCCGGGAGTACCacctcgtcgacggcggcgtcgcggccaACAACCCCACCATGGCCGCCATGTCCATGCTCACCAAGGAGGTGCTCCGTCACAACCCGGACTTCAACCCCGGGAAGCCCTCCGATTACAGGCACTACCTCATCATCTCCATCGGCACCGGGTCGGCGAAGCAGGCGGAGAAGTACACCGCGCCGCAGTGCGCTAAGTGGGGTCTCCTCCAGTGGCTCTACAATGGCGGATTCACCCCGATCATCGACATCTTCTCCCATGCGAGCTCCGACATGGTCGACATTCACGCCGCCGTGCTCTTTGAGGCCCTTCACTGTGAGAAGAACTACCTTCGCATCCAG GATGACTCGTTGACGGGGGACACGTCATCAGTTGACATCACAACCAAGGAGAACATGGAGGCTCTGATCAGGATCGGCCATGAGCTGCTCAAGAAGCCTGTGTCAAGAGTGAACATCGACACGGGGATGTACGAGCCTGTTAACGGTGAAGGAACGAATGAAGAGGCGCTAGCACGCTTCGCCAAGATACTCTCCGACGAACGCAGGCTACGGCAGAGCAAACTCAGCTCCAACTAG